One Paraburkholderia caffeinilytica DNA segment encodes these proteins:
- a CDS encoding response regulator transcription factor — protein sequence MKFLVADDHELIRQGVKGLLRGLDPDAQFDEADTWETLAAAARPDADHDLAIVDLHMPGMTGASSLEVLLKANPALPVVVLSAEESPDEMRAVLAAGALGFVPKRQPASVMLKAIELVLSGGAYVPMEALSLLGSRETQAAPAHAEAAAELAAQGAVHSSTQGGTALTEPIAQIQALQPHQQHLLENLSPRQQDIMRLVHRGWTNKMIARELGVAEGTVKVHLSVIFRALGVHNRSTAIAVINGWLEAGKTL from the coding sequence ATGAAGTTTCTTGTGGCCGACGACCATGAACTGATCCGGCAAGGCGTCAAAGGGCTGCTGCGCGGCCTCGATCCCGACGCTCAGTTCGACGAAGCCGATACCTGGGAAACCCTCGCCGCCGCCGCGCGGCCCGACGCCGACCACGACCTCGCGATCGTCGATCTGCATATGCCGGGCATGACCGGCGCGTCGTCGCTTGAAGTGCTGTTGAAGGCGAACCCGGCGTTGCCCGTCGTCGTGCTCTCCGCCGAAGAGTCGCCCGACGAAATGCGCGCGGTGCTGGCCGCCGGCGCGCTCGGCTTCGTGCCCAAGCGGCAACCCGCCAGCGTCATGCTCAAGGCAATCGAGCTGGTGTTGTCAGGCGGCGCCTACGTACCGATGGAAGCGCTCAGCCTGCTGGGCTCGCGCGAGACGCAAGCCGCCCCCGCGCACGCCGAAGCGGCCGCCGAGCTTGCCGCTCAGGGCGCCGTCCATTCCTCGACTCAGGGCGGCACCGCGCTGACCGAACCGATCGCGCAAATCCAGGCGTTGCAGCCGCACCAGCAACATTTGCTGGAGAACCTGTCGCCAAGACAGCAGGACATCATGCGGCTGGTGCACCGCGGCTGGACCAACAAGATGATCGCGCGTGAGCTGGGTGTCGCGGAAGGGACGGTCAAGGTGCATCTGTCGGTGATCTTTCGGGCACTCGGCGTGCACAACCGGTCCACGGCGATCGCCGTGATCAACGGCTGGCTCGAAGCCGGGAAAACCCTGTAA
- a CDS encoding cytochrome ubiquinol oxidase subunit I has product MNSAISAFDLARIQFAFTVSFHIVFPALSIGLASFIAVLEWRWLKTGKAYYKDLCLFWSKIFAVAFGMGVVSGVVMSYQFGTNWSGFSSFAGPITGPLLMYEVMTAFFLEAGFLGIMLFGWQRVSPRAHFGATLMVAIGTLISTFWILASNSWMQTPQGFEVVDGHVVPLDWFKIIFNPSFPYRLAHMALAAFIVAGLVVSAVGAWHLLRGRRDPAVRKMFSMALWLLLILTPIQAFVGDQHGLNTRKYQPAKIAAIEGLWDTEKGGTALNLFGIPDMQAETTRYAVSIPHLGSLILTHSWDGEIRGLKEFPPQDRPNSTVVFWSFRIMAGLGVLMILMSLAAWALRRRERLFEAKWFQRVAVAMGPTGFITLLAGWVTTEAGRQPWVVYGVMRTSQAVSPLTTQQVGISLMTFVVVYFLVFGTGIYYMLKLMRAGPALPGQTPHGVPEYTPNQTARRPLSAADHMIDAA; this is encoded by the coding sequence ATGAACTCCGCAATTTCGGCCTTCGATCTCGCCCGCATTCAGTTTGCGTTCACCGTCTCGTTTCACATTGTTTTTCCGGCGCTCAGCATCGGCCTCGCCAGCTTCATCGCCGTCCTCGAATGGCGCTGGCTGAAAACCGGCAAGGCGTACTACAAAGATCTTTGCCTGTTCTGGTCGAAGATCTTCGCAGTCGCCTTCGGCATGGGCGTCGTCTCCGGCGTCGTGATGAGCTATCAGTTCGGCACCAACTGGTCCGGCTTCTCCAGTTTCGCCGGGCCTATCACCGGGCCGTTGCTGATGTACGAAGTCATGACCGCGTTCTTTCTCGAAGCGGGCTTTCTCGGCATCATGCTGTTCGGCTGGCAGCGCGTAAGTCCGCGCGCCCACTTCGGCGCGACGCTGATGGTGGCGATCGGCACGCTGATCTCGACCTTCTGGATTCTCGCGTCCAATAGCTGGATGCAAACGCCGCAAGGCTTTGAGGTCGTCGACGGCCATGTCGTGCCGCTCGACTGGTTCAAGATCATTTTCAATCCGTCGTTCCCGTACCGGCTCGCGCATATGGCGCTGGCGGCGTTCATCGTCGCGGGGCTGGTGGTGTCGGCGGTCGGCGCGTGGCATCTGCTGCGCGGCCGGCGCGATCCGGCGGTCAGGAAGATGTTCTCGATGGCGCTGTGGCTGCTGCTGATCCTCACGCCGATCCAGGCGTTCGTCGGCGATCAGCACGGTCTGAATACGCGCAAGTATCAGCCGGCCAAGATCGCCGCGATCGAAGGTCTGTGGGACACCGAGAAAGGTGGCACCGCGCTGAACCTGTTCGGCATTCCGGATATGCAGGCGGAGACCACGCGTTATGCCGTGTCGATTCCCCACCTCGGCAGCCTGATCCTCACGCATAGCTGGGACGGCGAAATTCGCGGCCTGAAGGAATTCCCGCCGCAAGACCGGCCGAACTCGACGGTCGTGTTCTGGAGCTTCCGCATCATGGCGGGCCTCGGCGTGCTGATGATCCTGATGTCGCTGGCCGCATGGGCGCTGCGCCGCCGCGAGCGTCTATTCGAAGCAAAGTGGTTCCAGCGCGTCGCCGTGGCAATGGGCCCGACCGGCTTCATCACGCTGCTGGCGGGTTGGGTCACCACGGAAGCCGGCCGTCAGCCGTGGGTGGTGTACGGCGTGATGCGCACCTCGCAGGCGGTGTCGCCACTTACCACGCAACAGGTCGGCATCTCGCTGATGACCTTCGTGGTCGTCTACTTCCTCGTGTTCGGCACCGGCATCTACTACATGCTCAAGCTGATGCGCGCGGGTCCCGCCCTGCCGGGACAAACACCGCACGGCGTGCCTGAGTACACGCCGAATCAGACCGCGCGCCGCCCGCTGTCCGCCGCCGATCATATGATCGACGCCGCCTGA
- a CDS encoding alpha/beta fold hydrolase, producing MNRLSSALTAMQSHYDVVVVGSGYGGAIAASRMARAGRSVCVLERGREFMAGDYPRTPLEGAAQVQYNTALAQIGSPLALLEVHVNEDVNAVVGCGLGGTSLINANVALEAEPRLWDDDRWPAALRADKAGRDRGYQLARAMLQPSAVSGDFLQLPKLQALKQSAQALGMEDRFYPPPVTVTFEDRVNAAGVEQKACVGCGDCNSGCNYDAKNSTHMNYLPDAVAHGAHIFTGAAVHSVLRDAATQKWIVRFQEVKLGRESYDAPDLFVSADVVIVSAGTIGSSALLLRSRNEGLSVSDMLGRHFTGNGDVLAFAYNTEEVINGVGWGAHKKGDIPPVGPTITGIIDHRDTPDVTDGFVIEEGSLAGPVGAALVALLGGAAPFEGVDIPTPRAAGEPLGYDARVIESFLRGPYHGALNHTQTYLVMAHDDESGQISVNDKGRPRIAWPNAGKQPIFQTVEETLEKAQAPLGGKYLRDPISTAMLGNRVVTVHPLGGCGMGEDAARGVVDHQGRVFSGTTGNAVHEGLYVMDGAVMPMSLGVNPLLTISALAERNCALLANARGWNIDYLAEGTAATPAPQKIGLRFTETMIGTYTPAVAGQAATSPIEFTLTVESDDLADMLSNPQHLAQTTGTLTCPALSAQPMTITGGTFNLFVVNESDVDERNMNYRMTLNSTEGKTYYLSGQKIITRTSPINLWDQTNTLYAELRESAQADAPPIGKATLIITPENFLKQQRTLEVTNTPDLITRLEWTLKFGKFFAGVLFTEYGGVAAPLQFYDPKAEPRLKRALRAPAPQVVFFDTPDGTTLRLTRYAGPPDKPLRPVLLIHGSGVSSRIYSTDLIGTNLVEYLCAAGYDVWLVDLRVSIEMPSVLVPTNVDKVAREDIPAAVAKVRELTSMPDIQVLGHCMGGLALTMSLLYGLKGVRSAVISQVSAHPVPGTLEKIKCGLHVPDIMEHLGVLDLTAFTEHRSWPHNLLDEALRLYPLNHKQGCGSPICHRATFLYGLLYEHEQLNETLHSNLQELLGVHDVSVFKHLAAMVRAGKVVDAEGQDVYLSGADGMKGLEGMRLPIGFIHGEKNETYLPTSTLRTYDMLVNRFPEQPYERHLIPGYGHIDCIFGKNAAVDVYPVIARYLNAH from the coding sequence ATGAACCGCTTATCGAGCGCCCTGACAGCAATGCAGTCGCATTACGACGTGGTGGTGGTGGGTTCGGGATATGGCGGTGCGATTGCCGCAAGCCGTATGGCGCGTGCCGGCAGAAGCGTCTGCGTGCTGGAGCGCGGGCGCGAATTCATGGCCGGCGACTATCCGCGCACGCCGCTCGAAGGCGCCGCGCAGGTGCAGTACAACACCGCGCTTGCACAAATCGGCTCGCCGCTCGCGCTGCTCGAAGTGCACGTGAATGAAGATGTGAATGCCGTGGTGGGTTGCGGACTGGGCGGCACCTCGCTGATCAACGCAAACGTCGCCCTCGAAGCCGAACCGCGCTTATGGGACGACGACCGCTGGCCCGCTGCGTTGCGCGCCGACAAGGCGGGACGCGACAGGGGCTACCAACTTGCTCGCGCCATGCTGCAGCCCTCGGCGGTGTCCGGCGATTTCTTGCAGTTGCCGAAACTGCAGGCGCTCAAGCAATCCGCGCAGGCGCTCGGCATGGAAGATCGCTTTTACCCCCCGCCGGTCACGGTCACGTTCGAGGACCGTGTCAACGCTGCGGGCGTCGAGCAGAAAGCCTGTGTCGGATGCGGCGATTGCAATTCGGGTTGCAACTACGACGCGAAAAATTCGACGCACATGAACTATCTGCCTGATGCGGTCGCGCACGGCGCCCATATTTTCACCGGCGCGGCAGTGCATTCGGTCTTGCGCGACGCCGCCACGCAAAAGTGGATCGTGCGCTTTCAGGAAGTGAAGCTGGGGCGCGAGAGTTATGACGCGCCCGATCTGTTCGTGAGCGCCGACGTTGTCATCGTATCGGCCGGTACGATCGGTTCAAGCGCCCTGCTGCTGCGCTCGCGCAATGAGGGGCTAAGCGTGTCGGACATGCTCGGTCGACACTTCACCGGTAACGGCGACGTGCTGGCCTTCGCGTACAACACCGAGGAGGTGATCAACGGCGTCGGCTGGGGCGCGCACAAGAAAGGCGACATCCCGCCGGTCGGGCCGACCATTACCGGCATCATCGACCATCGCGACACCCCTGACGTGACGGACGGCTTCGTGATCGAAGAAGGCTCGCTCGCCGGGCCGGTCGGCGCCGCACTGGTCGCGCTGCTGGGCGGCGCGGCGCCGTTCGAGGGTGTCGACATTCCCACGCCGCGCGCCGCCGGGGAACCGCTCGGCTACGATGCGCGCGTGATCGAGAGCTTCCTGCGCGGCCCCTATCACGGCGCGCTCAATCACACGCAAACCTACCTGGTGATGGCGCATGACGACGAAAGCGGCCAGATCAGCGTGAACGACAAAGGCAGGCCGCGCATCGCCTGGCCGAACGCCGGCAAGCAGCCGATCTTCCAAACCGTCGAAGAAACGCTCGAGAAGGCGCAAGCGCCGCTCGGCGGCAAATACCTGCGCGATCCGATTTCGACCGCCATGCTCGGCAACCGGGTGGTCACGGTGCATCCGCTCGGCGGCTGCGGAATGGGCGAGGATGCGGCGCGCGGCGTCGTCGACCATCAGGGTCGGGTCTTCAGCGGCACGACCGGAAATGCGGTGCACGAAGGCCTCTACGTCATGGATGGCGCGGTCATGCCGATGTCGCTCGGCGTCAATCCGCTGCTGACGATTTCCGCGCTGGCGGAACGCAATTGCGCGCTGCTCGCCAACGCGCGCGGCTGGAACATCGACTACCTGGCCGAGGGCACGGCCGCTACACCCGCGCCTCAAAAGATCGGCCTGCGCTTCACCGAAACGATGATCGGCACTTATACGCCGGCCGTGGCGGGCCAGGCCGCCACCAGTCCGATCGAATTCACGCTGACAGTGGAATCGGACGATCTGGCCGATATGCTGAGCAATCCGCAGCATCTGGCCCAGACCACGGGCACGCTGACTTGCCCCGCGCTCTCCGCGCAACCGATGACGATCACCGGCGGCACCTTCAACCTGTTCGTGGTCAACGAATCGGACGTGGACGAGCGCAACATGAACTACCGCATGACGCTCAATTCCACCGAGGGCAAGACGTACTATCTGAGCGGACAGAAGATCATCACGCGTACGTCGCCAATCAATCTATGGGACCAGACCAACACGCTCTATGCCGAACTCCGCGAGTCGGCGCAGGCGGATGCGCCGCCAATCGGCAAGGCGACGCTGATCATCACCCCAGAAAATTTCCTCAAGCAGCAACGCACGCTCGAGGTCACCAACACGCCCGACCTGATAACGCGCCTTGAATGGACCCTGAAGTTCGGCAAGTTTTTCGCGGGCGTGCTGTTCACCGAATACGGCGGCGTGGCCGCGCCCCTGCAGTTTTATGATCCGAAGGCGGAGCCGCGCCTGAAACGTGCGCTACGCGCGCCCGCGCCGCAAGTGGTCTTCTTCGATACGCCTGACGGGACCACGTTGCGACTCACGCGCTATGCCGGGCCGCCCGACAAACCGCTGCGTCCCGTGTTGCTGATCCACGGCTCGGGCGTCTCAAGCCGGATCTACTCCACCGATCTGATCGGAACCAACCTGGTGGAATATCTCTGTGCAGCCGGCTACGACGTGTGGCTCGTCGATCTGCGCGTCAGCATCGAAATGCCGAGCGTGCTGGTGCCGACCAACGTCGACAAGGTTGCGCGCGAGGACATTCCGGCGGCGGTCGCCAAAGTGCGGGAGCTGACCAGCATGCCGGACATTCAGGTGCTGGGCCATTGCATGGGCGGGTTGGCGTTGACCATGTCGCTGCTGTACGGCCTCAAGGGCGTGCGCTCGGCCGTCATCTCGCAGGTTTCGGCGCATCCGGTGCCGGGCACGCTGGAAAAGATCAAGTGCGGGTTGCACGTCCCGGACATCATGGAACATCTCGGCGTGCTCGACCTGACCGCTTTTACTGAGCACAGGTCGTGGCCTCATAATCTGCTCGACGAAGCGTTGCGGCTCTACCCGCTCAATCATAAACAGGGCTGCGGCAGCCCGATCTGCCATCGGGCGACCTTCCTTTACGGCCTGCTCTACGAACACGAACAACTGAACGAGACGCTTCATTCGAACCTGCAGGAACTGCTCGGCGTGCACGACGTCTCCGTCTTCAAGCATCTCGCAGCGATGGTGCGGGCGGGCAAGGTCGTCGATGCCGAAGGCCAGGACGTCTATCTGAGCGGCGCGGACGGCATGAAGGGTCTGGAAGGCATGCGCCTGCCGATCGGTTTCATCCACGGCGAGAAAAACGAAACCTATCTGCCGACGAGTACCCTGCGCACCTACGACATGCTGGTCAATCGCTTCCCCGAGCAGCCGTATGAGCGGCATCTGATTCCCGGCTACGGGCACATCGACTGTATCTTCGGCAAGAACGCGGCTGTGGATGTCTACCCGGTGATTGCGCGGTATCTGAATGCGCATTGA
- a CDS encoding type II toxin-antitoxin system RelE/ParE family toxin, with protein sequence MAFTIDFYNEKVKVHVASLPKTLLARFIALADRMEEYGPNLGEPHTASMGGGLFEMRLKGAEGIARVFYCSIVERKIVMLHSFVKKSQQTPRNELDVARKRLLEIRNGNL encoded by the coding sequence ATGGCATTTACGATCGACTTCTACAACGAAAAGGTCAAAGTACACGTTGCCTCCTTGCCGAAAACGCTGCTTGCACGCTTCATCGCGCTGGCCGATCGCATGGAGGAATACGGCCCGAATCTCGGCGAACCGCACACTGCATCAATGGGTGGCGGTTTATTCGAGATGCGCCTGAAAGGCGCCGAGGGCATCGCCAGAGTGTTCTACTGCTCCATCGTGGAACGGAAAATCGTCATGCTTCACAGCTTTGTGAAGAAGTCGCAACAAACGCCGCGCAATGAACTGGACGTGGCGCGCAAAAGACTGCTGGAGATCAGAAATGGCAACTTATAA
- a CDS encoding substrate-binding domain-containing protein, with protein sequence MKTFFQTMLTAGLLAGTVATAHVEAAELYVMSSGGFTAAYKLLGPKFTASTGNTLDTILGPSMGKSPEAIPNRLERGEHADVVIMVGYALDDLIKQGKVMPGSRVELADSRIGMAVRSGAPKPDISSVDALKETLLHARSIAYSDSASGVYIERELFRKLGIEDQVKAKAKMIPKIPVASVVANGDYEVGFQQVSELLPVPGATFVGKIPESVQSVTRYAAGIPVGAEHPKEAKALLDYLASPAAQPDVTSTGLDSIATH encoded by the coding sequence ATGAAAACCTTCTTCCAGACCATGTTGACCGCCGGGCTGCTGGCCGGCACCGTTGCAACCGCTCATGTCGAGGCGGCCGAACTCTACGTGATGAGCTCGGGCGGCTTCACCGCCGCGTACAAACTGCTCGGCCCCAAGTTCACGGCGTCGACGGGCAATACGCTCGACACGATACTCGGGCCGTCGATGGGCAAATCGCCGGAAGCCATTCCGAACCGGCTCGAGCGCGGCGAGCACGCGGACGTGGTCATCATGGTCGGCTACGCGCTCGACGATCTGATCAAGCAAGGCAAGGTGATGCCCGGATCGCGCGTCGAGCTTGCCGATTCCCGGATCGGCATGGCCGTGCGCAGCGGTGCGCCGAAGCCGGATATCAGCTCGGTCGATGCGCTGAAAGAGACCTTGCTGCATGCCAGATCGATCGCCTACTCGGACAGCGCGAGCGGTGTCTATATCGAGCGCGAGCTCTTCAGGAAGCTCGGCATCGAGGATCAGGTGAAAGCCAAAGCAAAGATGATTCCGAAGATTCCGGTCGCCTCTGTGGTCGCCAATGGCGATTACGAAGTGGGATTCCAGCAGGTCAGTGAATTGCTGCCGGTGCCGGGCGCAACCTTCGTCGGAAAGATTCCGGAGTCGGTGCAATCCGTCACGCGATATGCTGCAGGCATTCCGGTAGGTGCGGAGCATCCGAAAGAAGCGAAGGCGCTGCTCGACTACCTCGCCTCACCCGCCGCGCAACCCGACGTCACATCGACCGGCCTGGATTCCATCGCGACGCATTGA
- a CDS encoding helix-turn-helix domain-containing protein produces the protein MATYKAMRERALADPEVRAEYERLNREEFALLDQMLAARREAGLTQAQVAERMGTKAPAITRLERALASGQHSPSIDTLRRYAAACGKQLFISIA, from the coding sequence ATGGCAACTTATAAGGCAATGCGCGAACGGGCGCTCGCCGACCCCGAAGTACGCGCCGAATACGAACGGCTGAACCGTGAAGAATTCGCGCTGCTCGACCAGATGCTCGCCGCGCGCCGCGAAGCCGGCTTGACACAGGCGCAAGTCGCCGAGCGCATGGGCACGAAAGCGCCGGCCATCACCCGGCTGGAGCGGGCACTTGCGTCGGGGCAGCACTCGCCTTCCATCGATACCTTACGCAGATACGCGGCGGCGTGTGGCAAGCAGCTGTTTATCTCGATCGCGTAG
- a CDS encoding ATP-binding response regulator, whose amino-acid sequence MTRADPIQRAIDEDLVRVLYAQDPIAFFSHWFSIAVLVAIYWPNVPSPPLFIACFGFYAAANCGGLALWICNRRYPHLTTPRGWINLHAVRGVLLYSAPGLAVWFAFQSPQTDLPLLHTVMLVTLAAGVFMSNGFDLLNFSTAIPFLLFPAIVLHFGTHTFDRTILAIVLAFFFCAINVYALSYRKLFQQVVQARVDQQYLAESLAAQKRVAEEASLAKTRFFAAASHDLRQPLHAIGLLAASLNDTAATAVQHAKTAQHIVYNVEALNQLFNQVLDLARLESGVTQVIRLHFRLSELFERVGSQYRPQAAAKGLALRIAPSSVVLHDDPVLLERVLSNLLSNAVRYTEEGAIWVGYRRAGRRSGGYIEVRDSGIGIPAAEHERIFEEFYQVANPQRDARQGHGLGLPTVKRLVQMLGGELQLRSAPGRGSVFRFPVQVGDPRGIVASLNEAVAGGPSAQGRRVLCIDDEPSILEGLTSLLERWGCIVRGARDEVDALAALEDGFVPDAVLCDYQLANHRTGAQALSAMRNVLARAGHEGVVTLLITGDMASAELAALALQGIPVLHKPVTPARLRRTLEMLWQQAELDKGRPAAALDLRTGDGGREPDSWAVKA is encoded by the coding sequence ATGACGCGGGCCGACCCTATCCAGCGTGCAATCGACGAAGACCTGGTGCGCGTGCTATACGCGCAAGATCCCATCGCCTTCTTTTCGCACTGGTTCTCGATCGCGGTGCTGGTGGCGATCTACTGGCCGAACGTGCCGTCGCCGCCGCTGTTCATCGCGTGTTTTGGGTTTTATGCGGCCGCCAATTGCGGTGGACTGGCGCTGTGGATCTGCAATCGCCGCTACCCGCACCTCACGACGCCGCGTGGCTGGATCAACCTGCATGCGGTGCGCGGCGTGCTGCTGTACAGCGCGCCGGGGCTTGCGGTGTGGTTCGCGTTCCAGAGCCCGCAGACCGATTTGCCGCTGCTGCACACCGTGATGCTCGTCACGCTGGCGGCCGGCGTGTTCATGTCCAATGGCTTCGATTTGCTGAACTTCTCGACCGCGATTCCGTTTCTGCTGTTTCCGGCAATCGTGCTGCATTTCGGCACGCATACGTTCGACCGCACGATTCTTGCGATCGTCCTCGCGTTCTTCTTCTGCGCGATCAACGTCTATGCGCTGAGCTATCGCAAGCTGTTCCAGCAGGTCGTGCAGGCGCGCGTCGATCAGCAGTATCTGGCGGAGTCGCTGGCGGCACAAAAACGTGTCGCGGAAGAGGCCAGCCTTGCCAAAACGCGGTTTTTTGCGGCGGCGAGCCACGATTTGCGCCAACCGCTGCACGCGATCGGACTGCTGGCGGCTTCGCTCAACGACACGGCGGCGACAGCCGTGCAACATGCGAAGACGGCCCAGCACATCGTTTATAACGTCGAGGCGCTGAATCAGTTGTTCAATCAGGTGCTCGATCTCGCCAGGCTCGAAAGCGGCGTAACCCAGGTGATCCGCCTGCATTTCCGGCTGTCGGAACTGTTCGAGCGGGTGGGTAGCCAGTACCGCCCGCAGGCCGCGGCCAAGGGGCTGGCGCTGCGGATCGCGCCGTCCTCAGTGGTCTTGCACGACGATCCGGTGTTGCTCGAACGCGTGCTGAGCAACCTGCTCTCGAATGCGGTGCGCTATACCGAGGAGGGCGCAATCTGGGTCGGTTATCGCCGTGCGGGCCGTCGTTCGGGAGGCTATATCGAGGTGCGCGATTCCGGCATCGGCATTCCGGCCGCGGAGCATGAACGCATCTTCGAGGAGTTCTATCAGGTTGCCAATCCGCAACGCGACGCGCGTCAGGGGCACGGATTGGGCTTGCCGACGGTGAAGCGCCTCGTCCAGATGCTCGGCGGCGAGTTGCAACTGCGCTCGGCGCCGGGCCGCGGCTCCGTGTTTCGCTTTCCGGTGCAGGTGGGCGACCCCCGCGGAATTGTCGCGAGCCTGAATGAGGCGGTGGCGGGCGGGCCGTCGGCGCAAGGGCGGCGCGTGCTGTGCATCGACGACGAACCATCGATTCTCGAAGGCCTCACCAGTCTGCTGGAACGCTGGGGTTGCATCGTGCGGGGCGCACGCGACGAGGTCGACGCGCTCGCCGCGCTGGAAGACGGCTTCGTGCCGGATGCCGTGCTATGCGACTACCAGCTGGCCAATCACCGAACCGGCGCGCAAGCGCTGTCGGCCATGCGCAATGTGCTCGCGCGCGCGGGGCACGAAGGCGTGGTGACCTTGCTGATCACGGGCGATATGGCGTCGGCCGAGCTGGCGGCACTGGCCTTGCAGGGGATCCCGGTGCTGCACAAGCCGGTCACGCCGGCGCGTTTGCGGCGCACCCTGGAAATGCTGTGGCAGCAGGCGGAACTGGATAAGGGACGGCCGGCGGCAGCGCTGGATCTGCGCACCGGCGACGGCGGACGTGAACCGGACAGTTGGGCAGTGAAGGCGTAG
- the cydB gene encoding cytochrome d ubiquinol oxidase subunit II, whose product MDVTVAWAAIIALGLFMYVVLDGFDLGIGIVFPFFPDEKERDLMMNTVAPVWDGNETWLVLGGAALFAVFPVVYSSVLSALYLPLIFMLVCLIFRGVSFEIRAKAKRTKHLWDLAFIGGSAGAAFFQGIVLGAFLQGIPVIDGGYAGDAFGWLTPFSLLTGLGLVITYALLGCCWLVAKTEGDLQRRLHRVVWPLTLVLLGFIAMVSLWTPLQDPNIAQRWFHDNLFYRLLPVPFLVAICAFFMHRAVRARHHNTPFVLALLLVLLGYAGLLVSLWPYAIPSSMTLWEAAAPRSSQMFTLVGAAVILPVIIAYTTMGYWVFRGKVRHGDQHHYH is encoded by the coding sequence ATGGACGTAACCGTAGCGTGGGCCGCGATCATTGCGCTGGGCCTATTCATGTACGTGGTGCTGGACGGCTTCGATCTGGGCATCGGCATCGTGTTCCCGTTCTTCCCCGATGAGAAAGAACGCGACCTGATGATGAACACCGTTGCGCCCGTGTGGGACGGCAACGAAACCTGGCTGGTGCTCGGCGGCGCCGCGCTGTTCGCGGTGTTTCCGGTGGTCTACTCGAGCGTGCTGTCCGCGCTGTATCTGCCGCTGATCTTCATGCTCGTGTGCCTGATTTTCCGCGGCGTCTCGTTCGAGATTCGCGCCAAGGCCAAACGCACGAAACACTTGTGGGATCTGGCATTCATCGGCGGTTCGGCGGGCGCGGCGTTCTTTCAGGGCATCGTGCTGGGCGCGTTCCTGCAAGGCATCCCGGTGATCGACGGCGGCTATGCGGGCGACGCCTTCGGCTGGCTCACGCCGTTCAGTCTGCTGACGGGTCTCGGTCTGGTGATCACCTACGCATTGCTCGGCTGCTGCTGGCTGGTCGCGAAGACCGAAGGCGATCTGCAACGCCGCCTGCATCGCGTGGTGTGGCCGCTGACGCTCGTGCTGCTCGGCTTCATCGCGATGGTCAGCCTGTGGACGCCGCTGCAGGATCCGAACATCGCGCAACGCTGGTTCCACGACAACCTGTTTTACCGTCTGCTGCCGGTGCCGTTTCTCGTGGCGATCTGCGCGTTCTTCATGCACCGCGCGGTGCGGGCGCGGCATCACAACACGCCGTTCGTGCTGGCGCTTCTGCTGGTGCTGCTTGGGTATGCGGGGCTGCTGGTGAGCCTGTGGCCGTATGCGATTCCGTCGAGCATGACGCTCTGGGAAGCCGCTGCGCCGCGCTCGAGCCAGATGTTCACGCTAGTCGGCGCGGCGGTGATTCTGCCGGTCATCATCGCTTATACGACGATGGGTTATTGGGTATTTCGTGGCAAGGTGCGTCATGGCGACCAACATCACTATCACTAA